The following coding sequences lie in one Arabidopsis thaliana chromosome 3, partial sequence genomic window:
- a CDS encoding Bifunctional inhibitor/lipid-transfer protein/seed storage 2S albumin superfamily protein (Bifunctional inhibitor/lipid-transfer protein/seed storage 2S albumin superfamily protein; FUNCTIONS IN: lipid binding; INVOLVED IN: lipid transport; LOCATED IN: endomembrane system; EXPRESSED IN: embryo, leaf whorl, sepal, flower, seed; EXPRESSED DURING: petal differentiation and expansion stage, E expanded cotyledon stage, D bilateral stage; CONTAINS InterPro DOMAIN/s: Bifunctional inhibitor/plant lipid transfer protein/seed storage (InterPro:IPR016140), Plant lipid transfer protein/seed storage/trypsin-alpha amylase inhibitor (InterPro:IPR003612); BEST Arabidopsis thaliana protein match is: Bifunctional inhibitor/lipid-transfer protein/seed storage 2S albumin superfamily protein (TAIR:AT3G52130.1); Has 80 Blast hits to 80 proteins in 13 species: Archae - 0; Bacteria - 0; Metazoa - 0; Fungi - 0; Plants - 80; Viruses - 0; Other Eukaryotes - 0 (source: NCBI BLink).) gives MIVMKKSQVFTVMLLMVMVQSGLVRETLGHPCGRTFLSALIQLVPCRPSVAPFSTLPPNGLCCAAIKTLGQPCLCVLAKGPPIVGVDRTLALHLPGKCSANFLPCN, from the coding sequence atGATTGTAATGAAAAAGAGTCAGGTTTTTACAGTGATGTTACTTATGGTTATGGTCCAGTCAGGTCTGGTGAGAGAGACGCTGGGACACCCATGTGGTCGTACATTTTTGTCGGCTTTGATTCAGCTAGTGCCGTGTAGACCATCAGTGGCTCCGTTTAGCACATTGCCTCCGAACGGGCTATGTTGCGCTGCCATCAAGACACTTGGTCAACCTTGTTTATGCGTTCTTGCCAAGGGACCACCCATCGTTGGCGTTGACCGGACCCTCGCTCTCCATTTACCTGGAAAATGTTCTGCCAATTTTCTTCCATGTAATTAA
- a CDS encoding transmembrane protein, putative (Protein of unknown function, DUF538) (Protein of unknown function, DUF538; FUNCTIONS IN: molecular_function unknown; INVOLVED IN: biological_process unknown; LOCATED IN: vacuole; CONTAINS InterPro DOMAIN/s: Protein of unknown function DUF538 (InterPro:IPR007493); BEST Arabidopsis thaliana protein match is: Protein of unknown function, DUF538 (TAIR:AT3G07470.1); Has 35333 Blast hits to 34131 proteins in 2444 species: Archae - 798; Bacteria - 22429; Metazoa - 974; Fungi - 991; Plants - 531; Viruses - 0; Other Eukaryotes - 9610 (source: NCBI BLink).), whose translation MLRIVQITLLCFVLAAGISISAVIAENESIDEILLANGLPLGLFPKGVKGFTVNGETGRFSVYLNQSCQAKYETELHYDEIVSGTIGYAQIRDLSGISAQELFLWLQVKGIRVDVPSSGLIFFDVGVLRKQYSLSLFETPRDCVAVRGDAEFIGSVFDVAIVSSRSNSWKKHCLAGVEEMLLYYTRKMEKIDRCSHLFLKILSTVLISNLRHDSWSDASFFPFPHPSVVSALLSPDCEGDRTERICERKLDGNNDVRIGLEKMLNEWLRFG comes from the exons ATGCTTCGTATAGTTCAAATCACGCTTCTTTGTTTCGTTCTCGCCGCCGGGATCTCGATCTCCGCCGTGATCGCCGAGAATGAATCTATAGACGAGATCCTTCTAGCGAATGGATTACCTTTGGGGCTATTTCCTAAAGGCGTGAAAGGATTTACCGTTAATGGCGAAACGGGACGGTTCTCGGTTTATTTGAATCAGTCATGCCAGGCTAAGTATGAGACAGAGCTGCATTACGATGAGATTGTTTCGGGAACGATAGGTTATGCTCAAATCAGGGATTTATCGGGAATCTCAGCGCAAGAGCTGTTCTTGTGGTTACAGGTGAAAGGAATCCGAGTCGACGTGCCTAGCTCTGGTCTTATATTCTTCGACGTTGGTGTTCTTCGCAAGCAAtactctttgtctttgttcGAGACACCAAGAGATTGTGTCGCGGTTCGTGGCGATGCCGAGTTTATTG GTTCAGTCTTCGATGTTGCCATTGTATCAAGTAGATCAAACTCTTGGAAGAAACACTGTTTAGCAGGAGTTGAAGAAATGTTGTTATACTATACGAGAAAGATGGAAAAGATAGATAGATGCTCTCATCTATTCTTGAAGATACTTTCTACTGTTTTGATCTCAAATCTTAGGCATGATTCATGGTCAGATGCTTCATTCTTTCCCTTCCCCCATCCCAGTGTTGTTTCTGCATTGCTTTCTCCAGATTGCGAGGGTGACAGAACCGAGAGAATCTGTGAGCGGAAGTTAGACGGTAACAACGATGTCAGGATTGGTTTGGAAAAGATGTTGAATGAATGGCTCAGATTTGGTTGA
- a CDS encoding transmembrane protein, putative (Protein of unknown function, DUF538) (Protein of unknown function, DUF538; FUNCTIONS IN: molecular_function unknown; INVOLVED IN: biological_process unknown; LOCATED IN: vacuole; CONTAINS InterPro DOMAIN/s: Protein of unknown function DUF538 (InterPro:IPR007493); BEST Arabidopsis thaliana protein match is: Protein of unknown function, DUF538 (TAIR:AT3G07470.1); Has 535 Blast hits to 535 proteins in 30 species: Archae - 0; Bacteria - 0; Metazoa - 0; Fungi - 0; Plants - 534; Viruses - 0; Other Eukaryotes - 1 (source: NCBI BLink).): MLRIVQITLLCFVLAAGISISAVIAENESIDEILLANGLPLGLFPKGVKGFTVNGETGRFSVYLNQSCQAKYETELHYDEIVSGTIGYAQIRDLSGISAQELFLWLQVKGIRVDVPSSGLIFFDVGVLRKQYSLSLFETPRDCVAVRGDAEFIGENKVQSSMLPLYQVDQTLGRNTV, translated from the exons ATGCTTCGTATAGTTCAAATCACGCTTCTTTGTTTCGTTCTCGCCGCCGGGATCTCGATCTCCGCCGTGATCGCCGAGAATGAATCTATAGACGAGATCCTTCTAGCGAATGGATTACCTTTGGGGCTATTTCCTAAAGGCGTGAAAGGATTTACCGTTAATGGCGAAACGGGACGGTTCTCGGTTTATTTGAATCAGTCATGCCAGGCTAAGTATGAGACAGAGCTGCATTACGATGAGATTGTTTCGGGAACGATAGGTTATGCTCAAATCAGGGATTTATCGGGAATCTCAGCGCAAGAGCTGTTCTTGTGGTTACAGGTGAAAGGAATCCGAGTCGACGTGCCTAGCTCTGGTCTTATATTCTTCGACGTTGGTGTTCTTCGCAAGCAAtactctttgtctttgttcGAGACACCAAGAGATTGTGTCGCGGTTCGTGGCGATGCCGAGTTTATTGGTGAAAACAAG GTTCAGTCTTCGATGTTGCCATTGTATCAAGTAGATCAAACTCTTGGAAGAAACACTGTTTAG
- a CDS encoding transmembrane protein, putative (Protein of unknown function, DUF538) (Protein of unknown function, DUF538; INVOLVED IN: biological_process unknown; LOCATED IN: vacuole; EXPRESSED IN: 24 plant structures; EXPRESSED DURING: 15 growth stages; CONTAINS InterPro DOMAIN/s: Protein of unknown function DUF538 (InterPro:IPR007493); BEST Arabidopsis thaliana protein match is: Protein of unknown function, DUF538 (TAIR:AT3G07460.1); Has 638 Blast hits to 638 proteins in 33 species: Archae - 0; Bacteria - 0; Metazoa - 0; Fungi - 0; Plants - 637; Viruses - 0; Other Eukaryotes - 1 (source: NCBI BLink).) has product MMLRIVQIAFLCLVLVAGISISTAISETETIYEILLANGLPSGIFPKGVREFTFDVETGRFSVYLNQACEAKYETEIHYDANITGTIGSAQISDLSGISAQELFLWFPVKGIRVDVPSSGLIYFDVGVVRKQYSLSLFETPRDCVPVRGIHKVELPLYRVDQNLGRNII; this is encoded by the exons ATGATGCTTCGTATTGTTCAAATCGCGTTTCTATGTCTCGTTCTCGTCGCCGGGATCTCGATCTCCACGGCGATATCAGAGACTGAGACTATATACGAGATCCTCCTGGCAAACGGATTACCTTCGGGGATATTCCCGAAAGGTGTCAGAGAATTCACCTTCGACGTCGAAACGGGACGATTCTCGGTTTATTTGAATCAGGCATGCGAGGCTAAATACGAGACTGAGATACATTACGACGCCAATATTACGGGGACTATAGGTTCTGCTCAAATCTCTGATTTGTCTGGAATCTCGGCGCAAGAGCTATTCTTGTGGTTTCCGGTTAAAGGAATCCGAGTCGACGTGCCGAGTTCTGGTCTTATATACTTCGACGTTGGTGTTGTTCGAAAGCAAtattctttgtctttgttcGAGACTCCGAGAGATTGCGTTCCGGTTCGTGGGATTCACAAG GTTGAGTTGCCATTGTACCGAGTAGATCAAAATCTTGGGAGAAACATCATTTAG
- a CDS encoding 2Fe-2S ferredoxin-like superfamily protein (2Fe-2S ferredoxin-like superfamily protein; FUNCTIONS IN: electron carrier activity, iron-sulfur cluster binding; LOCATED IN: mitochondrion, chloroplast; EXPRESSED IN: 23 plant structures; EXPRESSED DURING: 15 growth stages; CONTAINS InterPro DOMAIN/s: Ferredoxin (InterPro:IPR001041), Beta-grasp fold, ferredoxin-type (InterPro:IPR012675); Has 1263 Blast hits to 1263 proteins in 213 species: Archae - 0; Bacteria - 293; Metazoa - 132; Fungi - 8; Plants - 41; Viruses - 0; Other Eukaryotes - 789 (source: NCBI BLink).) has translation MATTLQKLSSQIHRLSPFTRSLIVRTSATSAPSPSLGSKKVSDRIVKLSAIDPDGYKQDIIGLSGQTLLRALTHTGLIDPASHRLDDIEACSAECEVQIAEEWLEKLPPRTYDEEYVLKRSSRSRILNKHSRLGCQVVLTQELQGMVVAVPEAKPWDIP, from the coding sequence ATGGCGACGACTCTTCAGAAACTCTCCTCTCAAATCCACCGACTCTCTCCATTCACCAGATCTCTAATCGTTCGCACATCCGCAACGTCTGCTCCTTCTCCGTCTCTGGGATCGAAGAAAGTCTCTGACCGAATCGTCAAGCTTTCTGCGATCGATCCCGATGGATACAAGCAGGACATCATTGGACTCTCTGGCCAGACTCTCCTTCGTGCGCTCACTCACACTGGTCTGATAGATCCAGCATCGCATAGATTGGATGACATCGAGGCTTGCTCAGCGGAGTGCGAGGTTCAGATCGCAGAGGAATGGCTCGAGAAGCTCCCGCCGCGTACTTACGATGAGGAGTATGTGCTGAAGCGTAGCTCTAGATCCCGTATCTTGAACAAGCACTCGCGTCTTGGTTGCCAAGTTGTGTTAACGCAGGAGCTTCAAGGTATGGTCGTCGCTGTCCCTGAAGCTAAGCCTTGGGATATTCCgtaa
- the AGD11 gene encoding ARF-GAP domain 11 (ARF-GAP domain 11 (AGD11); FUNCTIONS IN: calcium ion binding; LOCATED IN: cellular_component unknown; EXPRESSED IN: male gametophyte, pollen tube; EXPRESSED DURING: L mature pollen stage, M germinated pollen stage; CONTAINS InterPro DOMAIN/s: Parvalbumin (InterPro:IPR008080), EF-Hand 1, calcium-binding site (InterPro:IPR018247), EF-HAND 2 (InterPro:IPR018249), EF-hand-like domain (InterPro:IPR011992), Calcium-binding EF-hand (InterPro:IPR002048), EF-hand (InterPro:IPR018248); BEST Arabidopsis thaliana protein match is: Calcium-binding EF-hand family protein (TAIR:AT2G43290.1); Has 25143 Blast hits to 16842 proteins in 1503 species: Archae - 3; Bacteria - 170; Metazoa - 10890; Fungi - 4135; Plants - 6085; Viruses - 0; Other Eukaryotes - 3860 (source: NCBI BLink).) yields MDQAELARIFQMFDRNGDGKITKQELNDSLENLGIYIPDKDLVQMIEKIDLNGDGYVDIEEFGGLYQTIMEERDEEEDMREAFNVFDQNRDGFITVEELRSVLASLGLKQGRTLEDCKRMISKVDVDGDGMVNFKEFKQMMKGGGFAALGSNL; encoded by the coding sequence ATGGATCAAGCGGAGCTTGCCAGGATCTTCCAAATGTTCGACAGGAACGGTGATGGCAAAATCACGAAGCAAGAGCTGAATGATTCATTGGAGAATCTAGGAATCTACATTCCAGACAAAGACTTGGTGCAGATGATCGAGAAGATTGATCTCAACGGTGATGGGTACGTGGACATCGAAGAGTTTGGAGGGTTGTACCAGACGATAATGGAGGAAAGAGACGAGGAGGAAGACATGAGAGAGGCTTTCAACGTGTTTGATCAGAACCGGGACGGGTTCATCACGGTGGAAGAGCTAAGGTCTGTGTTAGCTTCCTTGGGGCTCAAACAAGGAAGAACCCTAGAGGATTGCAAGAGGATGATAAGCAAAGTTGACGTTGATGGAGATGGCATGGTGAATTTCAAAGAGTTTAAACAAATGATGAAAGGTGGTGGATTTGCCGCCTTAGGATcaaacttgtaa
- a CDS encoding Far-red impaired responsive (FAR1) family protein (Far-red impaired responsive (FAR1) family protein; CONTAINS InterPro DOMAIN/s: Transcription factor, FAR1-related (InterPro:IPR004330); BEST Arabidopsis thaliana protein match is: Far-red impaired responsive (FAR1) family protein (TAIR:AT2G43280.1); Has 895 Blast hits to 827 proteins in 17 species: Archae - 0; Bacteria - 0; Metazoa - 0; Fungi - 0; Plants - 895; Viruses - 0; Other Eukaryotes - 0 (source: NCBI BLink).), which yields MEGNSLPEEDVEMMENSDVMKTVTDEASPMVEPFIGMEFESEEAAKSFYDNYATCMGFVMRVDAFRRSMRDGTVVWRRLVCNKEGFRRSRPRRSESRKPRAITREGCKALIVVKREKSGTWLVTKFEKEHNHPLLPLSPNVRRNFQLPQTPDEKDAKIRELSAELSRERRRCTALQQQLDMVLKEMEEHSNHLTININSVIQSVRDIESNTFTKQQT from the exons TGGAAGGGAACTCTTTACCCGAAGAAGATGTAGAGATGATGGAGAATTCAGATGTAATGAAGACAGTCACAGATGAAGCTTCTCCAATGGTGGAGCCGTTCATTGGTATGGAGTTTGAATCAGAAGAGGCTGCAAAGTCTTTCTATGACAATTACGCTACATGCATGGGTTTCGTTATGCGAGTGGATGCTTTCAGGAGGTCAATGCGAGATGGGACTGTGGTGTGGCGCAGACTCGTGTGTAATAAAGAAGGATTTCGTAGGTCGAGACCTCGGAGAAGCGAGAGTAGAAAGCCTCGGGCTATAACAAGAGAAGGGTGTAAAGCTCTGATTGTtgtgaaaagagagaaatccGGAACATGGCTTGTTACTAAATTTGAGAAAGAGCATAATCATCCTCTCTTGCCTCTCTCCCCTAATGTTCGCCGGAATTTTCAGCTCCCTCAAACACCG GACGAGAAAGACGCAAAGATTAGGGAGCTGAGTGCAGAGCTGAGCCGAGAGAGAAGGCGTTGTACTGCTTTGCAACAGCAGCTTGATATGGTCCTTAAGGAGATGGAAGAACATTCCAACCATCTCACCATTAACATCAATAGTGTTATCCAAAGTGTTAGAGACATTGAGTCCAATACTTTCaccaaacaacaaacataa
- a CDS encoding maternal effect embryo arrest protein (unknown protein; FUNCTIONS IN: molecular_function unknown; INVOLVED IN: biological_process unknown; LOCATED IN: cellular_component unknown; EXPRESSED IN: 22 plant structures; EXPRESSED DURING: 13 growth stages; BEST Arabidopsis thaliana protein match is: unknown protein (TAIR:AT2G01580.1); Has 133 Blast hits to 133 proteins in 14 species: Archae - 0; Bacteria - 4; Metazoa - 0; Fungi - 0; Plants - 129; Viruses - 0; Other Eukaryotes - 0 (source: NCBI BLink).), whose translation MTGAENGVRMTSPEASSTSSLATTSVHVSALDGLVNVNSLFTIAVFVGLSLATPGQHSLEQRSSCDASADVAKKLLVFEVVSFSFFLFSSLVAQGLKLALNLLNSKDVNEIFRAHINIKVLRWGMMASAVGSVMGCLFLMLSMVNVIQIRLGLLSCGSKSAAQAVATLVTLVSSALLIYISTAIYAFWH comes from the coding sequence ATGACCGGCGCTGAGAACGGCGTGAGAATGACGTCACCAGAGGCGTCTTCAACATCCTCCCTCGCCACCACAAGTGTCCACGTAAGCGCTCTCGACGGACTCGTGAACGTGAACTCTCTCTTCACCATCGCCGTCTTCGTTGGTCTTTCCTTAGCGACTCCAGGACAACACAGCCTCGAACAACGATCCAGCTGCGACGCAAGTGCTGACGTCGCCAAGAAGCTACTGGTCTTCGAAGTCGTCTCcttcagcttcttcctcttctcctctcttGTAGCTCAGGGTCTTAAGCTTGCCTTAAACCTTCTTAATAGCAAAGACGTCAACGAGATTTTCAGAGCTCACATCAATATCAAGGTTTTGAGATGGGGAATGATGGCTTCTGCTGTCGGATCTGTAATGGGCTGTCTCTTCTTGATGCTCTCTATGGTTAATGTGATTCAGATCCGTCTTGGTTTGCTCTCTTGCGGCAGCAAATCGGCGGCTCAAGCTGTTGCAACGCTCGTCACTCTGGTTTCCTCTGCTCTGCTGATTTACATCTCTACCGCCATTTACGCTTTCTGGCATTGA
- a CDS encoding maternal effect embryo arrest protein, whose translation MYESEPKVNYMTGAENGVRMTSPEASSTSSLATTSVHVSALDGLVNVNSLFTIAVFVGLSLATPGQHSLEQRSSCDASADVAKKLLVFEVVSFSFFLFSSLVAQGLKLALNLLNSKDVNEIFRAHINIKVLRWGMMASAVGSVMGCLFLMLSMVNVIQIRLGLLSCGSKSAAQAVATLVTLVSSALLIYISTAIYAFWH comes from the exons ATGTATGA ATCTGAGCCGAAGGTTAACTACATGACCGGCGCTGAGAACGGCGTGAGAATGACGTCACCAGAGGCGTCTTCAACATCCTCCCTCGCCACCACAAGTGTCCACGTAAGCGCTCTCGACGGACTCGTGAACGTGAACTCTCTCTTCACCATCGCCGTCTTCGTTGGTCTTTCCTTAGCGACTCCAGGACAACACAGCCTCGAACAACGATCCAGCTGCGACGCAAGTGCTGACGTCGCCAAGAAGCTACTGGTCTTCGAAGTCGTCTCcttcagcttcttcctcttctcctctcttGTAGCTCAGGGTCTTAAGCTTGCCTTAAACCTTCTTAATAGCAAAGACGTCAACGAGATTTTCAGAGCTCACATCAATATCAAGGTTTTGAGATGGGGAATGATGGCTTCTGCTGTCGGATCTGTAATGGGCTGTCTCTTCTTGATGCTCTCTATGGTTAATGTGATTCAGATCCGTCTTGGTTTGCTCTCTTGCGGCAGCAAATCGGCGGCTCAAGCTGTTGCAACGCTCGTCACTCTGGTTTCCTCTGCTCTGCTGATTTACATCTCTACCGCCATTTACGCTTTCTGGCATTGA